Proteins from one Microbacterium faecale genomic window:
- a CDS encoding carbohydrate binding domain-containing protein, producing the protein MALTKRNRNLIFIIAGALVVLLGGGGIAYAALFAGDEPQPVATTPTPTPTPTPTPTPTPTPEKPEPAEIPTSTALHAMIDGWSGADSKKIADIMPQIGDAASGRMAAYIDAPRVKEATTALSTEVSVEPGETYEISAQVRAGTRELEKAAATIRIGDTKIPFGEVNGDWSEITGEFTAPDGEDTATIEIRVQDAVSALGIDDVTMTPASGGDNIVPNASFENVSGEWGILNDSLILRETGAAMGVALPDGDAQWSVTTSDGDAVAEGTEEVKNGIARIGLDDVTQGYYTFSVTDSDGRQISTPFGVVDYTGTHITPDDRFGVATHADQSWYFDSADAIRAVGFGLARNDVLWDQNETSPGQYSFSDHYVNEFGKFSSHGIDLLGIVNYGNPLYDGGNTPASPEAVDAFGRYAAAIAKNFDVAGLEVFNEFNHDRFQTGSCGSAPECYPPLVKATEKYVEEVDPDIPIVSGSTANYDGDWFRGLWPTGVIENSDAMSFHPYNKWIYDTPESLSTVVREANSDMKDITGTTVPIWITEFGWTTGAELGQQVSYANQAERLVRAELTAFSYGVEKYFWYDLVNDSTDGNQHEGNFGIFEQRRDGIQALPPKPAAFTQALLINELGGRGNPDRVDAGDGVKTAVFGKNDDKVRTAWTLEGERDATFSVSGPVEVTTMWGSTKTVKPKDGKVTVTVGSSPVFIKEK; encoded by the coding sequence GTGGCTCTGACCAAGCGCAACCGAAACCTGATCTTCATCATCGCCGGTGCCCTCGTGGTGCTGCTCGGCGGCGGCGGGATCGCCTACGCCGCGCTCTTCGCGGGCGACGAACCGCAGCCGGTCGCGACCACGCCGACTCCCACACCGACTCCGACGCCCACTCCCACACCGACGCCGACTCCTGAGAAGCCGGAGCCCGCGGAGATCCCGACATCGACCGCGCTGCACGCGATGATCGACGGCTGGTCCGGCGCCGATTCGAAGAAGATCGCCGACATCATGCCGCAGATCGGCGACGCGGCGTCCGGCCGCATGGCGGCGTACATCGACGCACCGCGCGTGAAGGAAGCGACGACGGCGCTCAGCACCGAGGTCTCGGTCGAGCCGGGCGAGACGTACGAGATCTCAGCGCAGGTGCGCGCGGGCACGCGCGAACTCGAGAAGGCGGCCGCCACGATCCGCATCGGCGACACGAAGATCCCGTTCGGCGAGGTCAACGGCGACTGGAGCGAGATCACCGGAGAGTTCACGGCACCGGACGGCGAGGACACGGCGACGATCGAGATCCGTGTGCAGGACGCCGTGTCAGCGCTCGGCATCGACGATGTGACGATGACGCCCGCCTCGGGCGGCGACAACATCGTTCCGAACGCGTCGTTCGAGAACGTCTCGGGCGAGTGGGGCATCCTCAACGACTCGCTCATCCTGCGTGAGACCGGCGCCGCGATGGGCGTTGCACTGCCCGACGGCGACGCGCAGTGGTCGGTGACGACCTCCGACGGCGACGCCGTCGCCGAGGGCACGGAGGAGGTCAAGAACGGCATCGCCCGGATCGGCCTCGACGACGTCACGCAGGGCTACTACACGTTCTCCGTCACCGACTCCGACGGCCGCCAGATCTCGACGCCGTTCGGCGTGGTCGACTACACGGGCACGCACATCACGCCCGACGACCGCTTCGGCGTCGCCACCCACGCCGATCAGAGCTGGTACTTCGACTCGGCCGACGCGATCCGCGCGGTCGGGTTCGGCCTCGCCCGCAACGACGTGCTGTGGGACCAGAACGAGACGTCGCCCGGACAGTACAGCTTCTCGGACCACTACGTGAACGAGTTCGGCAAGTTCTCGTCGCACGGCATCGACCTGCTCGGCATCGTCAACTACGGCAACCCGCTGTACGACGGCGGCAACACCCCCGCCTCCCCCGAGGCGGTTGACGCCTTCGGTCGCTACGCGGCGGCGATCGCGAAGAACTTCGACGTCGCCGGCCTCGAGGTGTTCAACGAGTTCAACCACGACCGGTTCCAGACCGGCTCCTGCGGATCCGCCCCCGAGTGCTACCCGCCGCTCGTGAAGGCGACCGAGAAGTACGTCGAAGAGGTCGACCCCGACATCCCGATCGTCTCCGGATCCACGGCGAACTACGACGGCGACTGGTTCCGCGGCCTCTGGCCGACGGGCGTCATCGAGAACTCCGACGCGATGAGCTTCCACCCGTACAACAAGTGGATCTACGACACCCCGGAGAGCCTGTCGACGGTGGTGCGCGAAGCGAACAGCGACATGAAGGACATCACCGGCACGACGGTGCCGATCTGGATCACCGAATTCGGCTGGACCACCGGCGCCGAGCTGGGCCAGCAGGTGTCGTACGCGAACCAGGCCGAGCGCCTCGTGCGTGCCGAGCTCACAGCCTTCAGCTACGGCGTCGAGAAGTACTTCTGGTACGACCTCGTCAACGACAGCACCGACGGAAACCAGCACGAGGGCAACTTCGGCATCTTCGAGCAGCGACGCGACGGGATCCAGGCCCTGCCCCCGAAGCCCGCCGCCTTCACGCAGGCGCTGCTCATCAACGAGCTCGGCGGCCGCGGCAACCCGGATCGCGTTGATGCCGGGGATGGTGTCAAGACCGCCGTCTTCGGCAAGAATGATGACAAGGTCCGCACCGCGTGGACCCTCGAGGGCGAGCGCGACGCGACGTTCTCGGTGTCGGGCCCAGTCGAGGTGACGACGATGTGGGGATCCACGAAGACGGTCAAGCCGAAGGACGGCAAGGTCACTGTGACGGTGGGCAGCTCCCCGGTGTTCATCAAGGAAAAGTAG
- a CDS encoding glycosyltransferase family 2 protein produces MPHAVTIDAIVPVYGGWEHVEECLTALTRQTHPVNVIVVDDCGPDDTADRVVATFPELTLLRNETNRGFAATCNRGIRHGSADVVVLVNSDVIAEPTLMADIAEAFAMAPADVASVCPLLTTPDGSIDSQGITADPTCAGFVRYHGADPSRQDPRDPLVLGPYGAVAAYRRRALDEVGLLDEGIFMYGEELDLALRLRAGGYDTRALAVPGGVHIGGASAGDGSPKQVRLAGFGRGYLLRAWGVLGTRHAAMALAIEALVCVRRLVLQRDPSALVGRIQGWRAAKGVERPQIPLEGIDRTIGMLQSIRMRSAGYWRA; encoded by the coding sequence ATGCCGCACGCCGTGACCATCGACGCCATCGTGCCGGTGTACGGCGGGTGGGAGCACGTCGAGGAGTGCCTGACCGCGCTGACCCGACAGACGCACCCCGTGAACGTCATCGTGGTCGATGACTGCGGGCCGGATGACACCGCCGATCGCGTTGTCGCGACCTTCCCCGAGCTCACGCTGCTGCGCAACGAGACCAACCGAGGGTTCGCCGCGACCTGCAACCGGGGCATCCGGCACGGATCCGCCGACGTCGTCGTGCTCGTCAACAGTGACGTGATCGCCGAGCCGACACTCATGGCCGACATCGCCGAGGCCTTCGCCATGGCGCCCGCCGACGTCGCGAGCGTGTGCCCGCTGCTGACGACGCCCGACGGATCCATCGATTCGCAGGGCATCACCGCGGATCCGACGTGCGCGGGCTTCGTGCGCTATCACGGCGCGGATCCGTCGCGACAGGACCCGCGGGATCCGCTCGTGCTCGGCCCCTACGGTGCCGTCGCGGCGTATCGCCGCCGCGCGCTGGACGAGGTGGGGCTGCTCGACGAGGGGATCTTCATGTACGGCGAGGAGCTCGACCTCGCCCTTCGGCTGCGCGCGGGCGGCTACGACACGCGTGCGCTCGCCGTGCCCGGCGGCGTGCACATCGGCGGCGCCTCGGCGGGCGACGGATCCCCGAAACAGGTGCGCCTGGCGGGCTTCGGGCGCGGCTACCTGCTGCGCGCGTGGGGTGTTCTCGGCACGCGTCACGCGGCGATGGCGCTCGCGATCGAGGCGCTCGTCTGCGTGCGACGCCTCGTGCTGCAGCGCGATCCCTCGGCGCTGGTCGGGCGGATCCAGGGATGGCGCGCCGCGAAGGGCGTCGAGCGTCCGCAGATCCCCCTGGAGGGCATCGACCGCACGATCGGCATGCTGCAGTCCATTCGCATGCGCTCGGCGGGATACTGGCGGGCGTGA
- a CDS encoding polysaccharide biosynthesis protein, with protein MSLTRRLLSFSTIPAFSALIPFLILPVIAYAAGDASWVAIGVGQSIGGFLALAVALGLNVQGPTLVALAPAADRAALFARGTRARLVLVAPAIVVGSVLAWLLAPEGARLESLLMAIAITLGGLTSSWYLIGLGTPLPLIGFELLPRALATAAGAALVVTGGDGLVWAYPTLLIVAIVGGIGAYVLRTVTPRDLVTGWRDSLRFARRQLSAAGTEVVSGAYTALAVSIVTLGTTTAQTGVYISGDKLWRMGQTVVGAQGNALQGWVVEDDRAHFGHRVRRALLLHAVLGLVGFAAFALLGPWLTGLLFEDHVIDRPTAILFGIATFCLSMSTATGRHVLIAWGLPRAVFASVVVGAVVGVPASLLLAGQLGALGGAIGLAAAEGCVLLVQVAMILIRRRRT; from the coding sequence ATGTCTCTCACTCGCCGTCTGCTGAGCTTCTCGACGATCCCGGCGTTCTCGGCGCTGATTCCGTTCCTCATCCTGCCGGTGATCGCGTACGCGGCCGGCGACGCCTCGTGGGTCGCGATCGGGGTGGGGCAGTCGATCGGCGGGTTCCTCGCGCTCGCCGTTGCCCTCGGCCTGAACGTGCAGGGCCCGACGCTCGTCGCGCTCGCCCCGGCCGCCGACCGTGCCGCTCTGTTCGCCCGCGGTACGCGCGCGCGGCTCGTGCTCGTCGCGCCGGCGATCGTCGTCGGATCCGTACTCGCCTGGCTGCTCGCCCCCGAGGGCGCACGCCTCGAGTCGCTGCTCATGGCGATCGCGATCACACTCGGCGGGCTGACCTCGAGCTGGTATCTCATCGGGCTCGGCACGCCGCTGCCGCTGATCGGGTTCGAACTCCTGCCGCGCGCCCTCGCGACCGCGGCGGGCGCAGCGCTGGTCGTGACCGGCGGCGACGGTCTCGTGTGGGCGTATCCGACGCTGCTCATCGTGGCGATCGTGGGCGGCATCGGAGCCTACGTCCTGCGCACCGTGACGCCGCGCGACCTCGTGACCGGATGGCGTGACTCGCTGCGCTTCGCCCGTCGGCAGCTGTCGGCCGCCGGTACCGAGGTCGTCAGCGGCGCCTACACCGCGCTCGCCGTCTCGATCGTGACGCTCGGCACCACCACGGCGCAGACGGGCGTCTACATCTCCGGCGACAAGCTGTGGCGCATGGGGCAGACCGTCGTCGGGGCCCAGGGCAACGCTCTGCAGGGGTGGGTCGTCGAGGACGACCGGGCGCACTTCGGCCATCGCGTCCGGCGCGCGCTGCTGCTGCACGCCGTGCTCGGCCTGGTCGGTTTCGCGGCGTTCGCGCTGCTCGGACCGTGGCTGACGGGGCTGCTGTTCGAAGACCACGTCATCGACCGGCCCACCGCGATCCTCTTCGGCATCGCCACCTTCTGCCTGTCGATGTCGACCGCGACCGGGCGGCACGTGCTGATCGCGTGGGGCCTGCCGCGCGCCGTGTTCGCCAGCGTCGTCGTGGGCGCCGTCGTCGGCGTGCCCGCCTCGCTGCTGCTCGCCGGCCAACTCGGGGCGCTCGGTGGCGCGATCGGGCTCGCCGCCGCCGAGGGGTGCGTGCTGTTGGTGCAGGTCGCGATGATTCTCATTCGCCGCAGACGCACGTGA
- a CDS encoding glycosyltransferase family 2 protein, translating to MRTLVVVLNWNGVDDTLSCLDALDRQTHDDFDALVIDNGSVGDDVARLRERVEPAGLASRLGDGAAIRRDAGLAEHLEIRREGGDTAGSSRPPRNSETLGERAARVTLHEEPENLGFAGGVNVGIRRAMAEGYDAVALLNNDAVPDPDWLAKLDEALERTGAMVATGLMLRASEDPNLDGTIDTAGDAISTWGMPFPRSRGDAPYAMPAGGPVFSASGGASLFRTDLFRDIGLFDEKFFAYFEDVDIGFRARLAGHAIVYDPEAVVRHKIGATSGRIPGFTVRQNFQNLPLLLVKNVPVGLRRMIVPRFVILFTMMLAKATLTGSAKPAWLGLIGGLRLARGHGLRERARIQSARRAHPSDIDAMLTHDLPPAQSGMRKVRRALRGR from the coding sequence ATGCGGACACTCGTGGTGGTGCTCAACTGGAATGGCGTGGACGACACCCTCTCCTGCCTCGACGCGCTCGACCGTCAGACGCACGATGACTTCGACGCGCTCGTCATCGACAACGGATCCGTCGGCGACGACGTCGCCCGCCTGCGCGAGCGGGTGGAGCCAGCTGGCCTTGCCTCGCGTCTCGGGGATGGCGCCGCCATCAGGCGCGACGCTGGCCTTGCCGAGCATCTCGAAATTCGCCGAGAAGGCGGCGATACGGCCGGATCCTCGAGACCGCCGCGCAATTCCGAGACGCTCGGCGAACGCGCCGCGAGGGTCACCCTGCACGAGGAGCCCGAGAACCTGGGGTTCGCGGGCGGCGTCAACGTGGGGATCCGCCGCGCGATGGCCGAGGGCTACGACGCTGTCGCGCTGCTCAACAACGATGCCGTGCCCGACCCTGACTGGCTCGCCAAGCTCGACGAGGCCCTCGAGCGCACGGGTGCCATGGTCGCGACCGGCCTCATGTTGCGCGCGAGCGAGGATCCGAACCTCGATGGCACGATCGACACCGCCGGCGACGCAATCAGTACGTGGGGGATGCCTTTCCCGCGCTCCCGCGGCGACGCCCCCTACGCGATGCCCGCCGGCGGACCCGTGTTCTCGGCGTCGGGCGGAGCGTCACTGTTCCGCACAGATCTCTTCCGCGACATCGGCCTATTCGACGAGAAGTTCTTCGCCTACTTCGAGGACGTCGACATCGGATTCCGCGCGCGACTGGCCGGACACGCGATCGTCTACGACCCCGAGGCCGTCGTGCGCCACAAGATCGGCGCGACGAGCGGGCGGATCCCCGGCTTCACCGTGCGCCAGAACTTCCAGAACCTGCCGCTGCTGCTCGTGAAGAACGTGCCGGTCGGGCTGCGGCGCATGATCGTGCCGCGATTCGTGATCCTGTTCACGATGATGCTCGCGAAGGCGACGCTCACCGGATCCGCGAAGCCTGCCTGGTTGGGCCTCATCGGTGGGCTTCGTCTCGCCCGCGGTCACGGCTTGCGCGAGCGGGCACGGATCCAGTCGGCTCGCCGCGCGCACCCGAGCGACATCGACGCGATGCTCACGCACGACCTGCCGCCGGCCCAGAGTGGCATGCGCAAGGTGCGCCGCGCCCTCCGCGGCCGCTGA
- a CDS encoding ribokinase produces MKIAVIGSYGVGLSMRVPRMPDAGETLTGGTFEAGPGGKGSNQAIGAARLGADVRFLTAIGADDYGRAARELWADEGVDASRVVEFTDAPTMAGFIMVEPSGENRIAIAPGALDRLSESDVETFRDEIAQADVVLVSMEIPIDAVVAALRIGRELGVTTILNPAPAQPLPDDALKNVDIITPNQTEARVILGTDDATTSDADVAKAIADRVDAAVIMTRGSEGAIVIENGTMQEIAAVRASHVVDTTGAGDAFNAALAVGVAEGHTLADAAAFAARAGAFAVATDGVVPALPRRQDLNLTNGESL; encoded by the coding sequence ATGAAGATTGCAGTGATCGGAAGCTACGGCGTGGGGCTCAGCATGCGGGTGCCGCGGATGCCTGACGCGGGGGAGACCCTGACCGGCGGCACGTTCGAGGCCGGCCCGGGCGGCAAGGGATCCAACCAGGCGATCGGTGCAGCCCGGCTCGGTGCCGACGTCCGCTTCCTCACCGCTATCGGCGCCGATGACTACGGCCGCGCCGCCCGCGAACTGTGGGCGGACGAGGGCGTTGACGCGTCGCGCGTCGTCGAGTTCACCGACGCTCCCACGATGGCCGGGTTCATCATGGTCGAGCCGTCGGGAGAGAACCGGATCGCGATCGCGCCGGGCGCCCTCGACCGTCTGAGCGAGAGCGACGTCGAGACGTTCCGCGACGAGATCGCGCAGGCGGACGTCGTGCTCGTGTCGATGGAGATCCCGATCGACGCCGTCGTCGCCGCGCTCCGCATCGGACGCGAGCTCGGCGTCACGACGATTCTCAACCCGGCGCCCGCGCAGCCGCTGCCGGATGACGCGCTCAAGAACGTCGACATCATCACGCCGAACCAGACGGAGGCCCGCGTCATCCTCGGCACGGACGATGCCACGACCTCCGACGCCGACGTCGCGAAGGCCATCGCGGATCGCGTCGACGCGGCCGTGATCATGACGCGTGGCTCGGAGGGGGCGATCGTCATCGAGAACGGAACGATGCAGGAGATCGCTGCCGTCCGCGCGTCGCACGTCGTCGACACGACGGGCGCGGGGGACGCGTTCAACGCGGCACTCGCGGTCGGCGTCGCCGAAGGACACACGCTTGCCGACGCCGCCGCTTTCGCCGCGCGCGCAGGGGCATTCGCCGTGGCGACCGACGGCGTCGTCCCTGCACTGCCGAGACGGCAGGACTTGAACCTCACGAACGGAGAATCCCTGTGA
- a CDS encoding ABC transporter permease, producing the protein MTAATATAPRRASFDPRKLLHAREAGVFAALVLLFVLGAVLSPSFMQAGNLLSVGQQISQIGIMAIGATFVIVNGEIDLSVGSVYALAAISTGLAIEGGMTWTLAVIIGLAVGALAGLLNGLAVVVLGVPSFIVTLGTLSVFRGVALLISDGAPISLSSSQPGVAEFSLIGQGYLFGVIPMQLIVFAVIAAIGVLLLARSRFGFNTYAVGGNPEAARLVGISVKGVKLAAFTIAGLTAAAAGVLGLSFLSYVQGVTGTGLELTVISAVIIGGAALFGGSGTMWGTIIGVTFIGLLQNILNINGISSFWQTVVTGLVIVAAVATDTWQRRRKSKA; encoded by the coding sequence GTGACCGCTGCTACCGCGACCGCGCCACGGCGCGCCTCGTTCGACCCGCGAAAGCTCCTTCACGCGCGAGAGGCAGGAGTGTTCGCCGCACTGGTGCTCCTCTTCGTGCTGGGCGCGGTGCTGTCGCCGAGCTTCATGCAGGCAGGGAACCTCCTGTCGGTGGGCCAGCAGATCTCTCAGATCGGCATCATGGCGATCGGTGCGACGTTCGTGATCGTCAACGGCGAGATCGACCTGTCCGTCGGATCCGTCTACGCGCTGGCGGCGATCTCGACCGGCCTCGCGATCGAGGGCGGCATGACCTGGACGCTGGCTGTCATCATCGGTCTCGCCGTGGGCGCGCTCGCCGGTCTGCTGAACGGCCTCGCCGTCGTCGTGCTGGGCGTTCCGAGCTTCATCGTCACACTGGGGACGTTGAGCGTCTTCCGCGGCGTCGCGCTCCTGATCTCCGACGGCGCGCCCATCTCGCTCAGCTCGAGCCAGCCGGGCGTCGCGGAGTTCAGCCTGATCGGACAGGGCTATCTCTTCGGTGTCATTCCGATGCAGCTCATCGTCTTCGCGGTGATCGCGGCGATCGGCGTCCTGCTCCTCGCCCGCTCGCGTTTCGGATTCAACACGTATGCGGTCGGCGGCAACCCCGAAGCTGCGCGCCTCGTCGGCATCAGCGTCAAGGGCGTCAAGCTCGCCGCCTTCACGATCGCCGGCCTGACGGCCGCCGCCGCGGGCGTGCTCGGCCTGTCGTTCCTCTCGTACGTGCAGGGCGTCACGGGAACCGGTCTCGAGCTGACCGTCATCTCGGCCGTGATCATCGGTGGCGCGGCGCTGTTCGGCGGCTCCGGCACGATGTGGGGCACGATCATCGGCGTCACGTTCATCGGCCTGCTGCAGAACATCCTCAACATCAACGGCATCTCGTCGTTCTGGCAGACCGTCGTCACCGGTCTCGTCATCGTCGCCGCCGTCGCGACCGATACCTGGCAGCGCCGACGCAAATCGAAGGCGTAA
- a CDS encoding sugar ABC transporter substrate-binding protein has protein sequence MFLKTTARRLMAASAAALTGALLIAGCAAITPASSASDDSEFELADYIQERVDSGEPLRIKLSYHDPSLAFATPIKVGMEEAAEEFGADVSLIGPTGGDAAKQVSELQTLIQQQAVDGLAVSSASSDALKPVISQAHSAGIPIISFNTDNPGSDQMGFVGQDLKASGEAEAEELLKSLGDNPSGKVVVFSLDTGAGWSHDRFGGFESALADTDLEIVGPVNVGNEPSEAYNTVESTMSGQSDVVGIAGLDCCSTTAAAKWLSQSGKTGEISMVGFDLLSTTADYIRNDVVTFTISQNPTEQGYQAVKVLAEYLTDGTAIESVDTGAQIITKDNLDEATVED, from the coding sequence ATGTTTCTCAAGACAACCGCCCGACGCCTCATGGCAGCCAGCGCAGCCGCGCTGACCGGCGCACTTCTGATTGCCGGATGCGCGGCGATCACCCCCGCGAGCTCGGCGTCGGACGACAGCGAGTTCGAGCTGGCCGACTACATCCAGGAGCGCGTCGACAGCGGCGAGCCGCTGCGGATCAAGCTCAGCTACCACGACCCGTCTCTCGCGTTCGCGACGCCGATCAAGGTGGGAATGGAAGAGGCCGCCGAGGAATTCGGCGCCGACGTCAGCCTGATCGGCCCCACGGGCGGCGATGCGGCGAAGCAGGTCTCGGAGCTGCAGACCCTGATCCAGCAGCAGGCCGTTGATGGACTCGCCGTCTCATCTGCGTCGAGCGATGCGCTCAAGCCCGTGATCTCGCAGGCGCACAGCGCGGGCATCCCGATCATCTCGTTCAACACCGACAACCCCGGATCCGACCAGATGGGCTTCGTCGGGCAGGACCTCAAGGCGTCCGGCGAGGCCGAGGCGGAGGAGCTGCTGAAATCTCTCGGTGACAACCCGTCCGGCAAGGTCGTCGTGTTCTCGCTCGACACGGGCGCCGGCTGGTCGCACGACCGTTTCGGCGGGTTCGAGAGTGCGCTTGCAGACACCGACCTCGAGATCGTCGGTCCGGTGAACGTCGGCAACGAGCCGAGCGAGGCGTACAACACCGTCGAATCGACCATGTCCGGGCAGTCCGACGTTGTCGGGATCGCCGGCCTCGACTGCTGCTCCACGACGGCCGCCGCGAAGTGGCTGTCGCAGTCCGGCAAGACGGGCGAGATCTCGATGGTCGGATTCGACCTGCTCTCGACCACCGCCGACTACATCCGCAACGACGTCGTGACATTCACGATCAGCCAGAACCCCACCGAGCAGGGATACCAGGCAGTCAAGGTCCTCGCGGAGTACCTCACCGACGGCACGGCGATCGAAAGCGTCGACACCGGCGCGCAGATCATCACCAAGGACAACCTCGACGAAGCCACGGTGGAGGACTGA
- a CDS encoding sugar ABC transporter ATP-binding protein, translating to MSAVSPLVEVRDLTRKFGPVTALDGVSFDIVEGEVTGLVGENGAGKSTLLKILAGLQPPSSGSVRVDGAEVESFDPNTVLTKHSIAIVPQELSLLQDRTVAENILAGIEPGSRLFPSKRQMHARARALLAELDLDIDPGANVRQLDLAIQQLVVVARSVARGCKVLILDEPTAMLTPAEANRLFVLMAKLKAQGTTMVYVSHRMPEIFELCDRLEVLRDGRHVASWRREEVGPDDVVAAMVGRELEKFDGRENRSTDPQATPALRIDALSGRRHRDVSFDVRPGEIVGIAGLPDSGRVELLANIFGADRGTAGQVWLSGTAYESRSPIASVRHKLGFLPGERRAQGILTTMSVGDNIGVLGTRANSTLGMLKKGKIAQSAQRLATRMRVKTAGLGQPITSLSGGNQQKALLARWISIRPDVLMLDEPTRGVDVGAKVEIYEQLFELAEQGVAIVCSSSDLPELLTATDRILVMREGQVAGVVESNDATEETIMALATNATADELTPTKGM from the coding sequence ATGAGTGCCGTCTCGCCCCTCGTCGAAGTCCGCGACCTCACTCGCAAGTTCGGTCCGGTCACCGCACTCGACGGCGTGAGCTTCGACATCGTCGAAGGTGAGGTCACCGGTCTGGTGGGTGAGAACGGCGCGGGAAAGTCGACGTTGCTGAAGATCCTTGCGGGTCTGCAGCCGCCGAGCTCCGGATCGGTGCGCGTCGACGGCGCGGAGGTGGAGAGTTTCGACCCGAACACGGTCCTCACCAAGCATTCCATCGCGATCGTGCCGCAGGAGCTGTCGCTGCTGCAGGATCGCACCGTCGCCGAGAACATCCTCGCCGGCATCGAGCCCGGGTCTCGCCTCTTCCCGTCGAAGCGGCAGATGCACGCCCGTGCGCGGGCGCTGCTCGCCGAGCTCGACCTCGACATCGACCCCGGGGCGAACGTCCGGCAGCTGGATCTCGCGATCCAGCAGCTCGTCGTGGTCGCGCGGTCGGTTGCGCGCGGATGCAAGGTGCTGATCCTCGACGAGCCGACAGCGATGCTCACCCCCGCTGAGGCGAACCGGCTGTTCGTGCTGATGGCGAAGCTCAAGGCACAGGGCACCACGATGGTGTACGTCTCGCACCGAATGCCGGAGATCTTCGAGCTCTGCGATCGCCTCGAGGTGCTGCGCGATGGCAGACACGTCGCGTCATGGCGGCGCGAGGAGGTCGGCCCGGACGACGTGGTCGCCGCGATGGTGGGCCGTGAACTCGAAAAGTTCGACGGGCGCGAGAACAGAAGCACGGATCCGCAGGCGACGCCCGCGCTGCGAATCGATGCGCTGAGCGGCCGTCGCCATCGCGACGTCTCGTTCGACGTCCGGCCCGGCGAGATCGTCGGGATCGCTGGACTGCCGGACTCGGGTCGCGTCGAGCTGCTGGCGAACATCTTCGGGGCGGATCGAGGGACAGCCGGCCAGGTCTGGCTGTCGGGGACGGCTTACGAGTCACGGTCCCCGATCGCCAGTGTGCGGCACAAGCTCGGTTTTCTGCCTGGCGAGCGGCGCGCGCAGGGGATCCTCACGACGATGTCGGTCGGAGACAACATCGGCGTGCTCGGAACGCGTGCGAACTCGACGCTCGGCATGCTCAAGAAGGGCAAGATCGCGCAGTCGGCGCAGCGATTGGCGACGCGGATGCGTGTGAAGACCGCCGGCCTCGGCCAGCCGATCACGAGCCTGTCCGGAGGCAATCAGCAGAAGGCGCTGCTCGCGCGATGGATCTCGATCCGGCCGGACGTCCTGATGCTCGACGAGCCGACCCGCGGCGTCGACGTCGGCGCGAAGGTCGAGATCTACGAACAGCTCTTCGAGCTGGCGGAGCAAGGCGTCGCGATCGTCTGTTCGTCGTCTGACCTGCCGGAACTGCTCACCGCGACCGATCGGATCCTCGTGATGCGTGAAGGACAGGTGGCTGGCGTTGTGGAGTCGAACGACGCGACCGAAGAGACGATCATGGCGCTCGCGACGAACGCAACCGCCGATGAACTCACCCCGACGAAAGGAATGTGA
- the rbsD gene encoding D-ribose pyranase, whose translation MKRHGILNAELSGALATLGHTDLLMVVDAGFPIPRSAHRVDLAIAENLPDLRTVLKLISAEMVVEGVVRADDVTSNNPRLDEWLQQEFTDAEFTTRSHADMLGELAQQAKVIVRTGAFEPWGNIGLFCGVDVPRWFGGEGIIAPDYYASKL comes from the coding sequence ATGAAACGACACGGAATTCTCAATGCTGAGCTCAGCGGCGCGCTTGCGACGCTCGGGCACACCGACCTCCTGATGGTCGTCGACGCCGGCTTCCCGATCCCGCGAAGTGCGCATCGGGTCGACCTCGCCATCGCGGAGAACCTCCCCGACCTCCGCACCGTGTTGAAACTGATCTCCGCGGAGATGGTCGTCGAGGGCGTCGTGCGGGCTGACGATGTGACCTCGAACAACCCCCGCCTCGATGAGTGGCTTCAGCAGGAGTTCACGGACGCGGAGTTCACGACGCGCAGCCACGCCGACATGCTCGGAGAGCTCGCGCAGCAGGCGAAGGTGATCGTCCGAACCGGGGCATTCGAGCCGTGGGGCAACATCGGCCTCTTCTGTGGTGTCGACGTGCCGCGCTGGTTCGGCGGCGAGGGCATCATCGCGCCGGACTACTACGCATCGAAGCTCTAG